A genomic segment from Biomphalaria glabrata chromosome 16, xgBioGlab47.1, whole genome shotgun sequence encodes:
- the LOC129923416 gene encoding germ cell nuclear acidic protein-like → MRILIESKDSESKDSESNDSESNDSESKDSESKDSESKDSESKDSESKDSESKDSESKDSESKDSESNDSESKDSESKDSESKDSESNDSESKDSESKDSMSKDSESKDSESKDSESKDSMSKDSESKDSESKDSESKDSDSKDSMSKNSMSNDSESKDSESNDSESNDSESNDSESNDSESNDSESNDSESLNSSHFVLFQ, encoded by the exons ATGAGGATTTTGAT TGAGTCAAAGGACAGTGAGTCAAAGGACAGTGAGTCAAATGACAGTGAGTCAAATGACAGTGAGTCAAAGGACAGTGAGTCAAAGGACAGTGAGTCAAAAGACAGTGAGTCAAAGGACAGTGAGTCAAAGGACAGTGAGTCAAAGGACAGTGAGTCAAAGGACAGTGAGTCAAAGGATAGTGAGTCAAATGACAGTGAGTCAAAGGACAGTGAGTCAAAGGACAGTGAGTCAAAGGACAGTGAGTCAAATGACAGTGAGTCAAAGGACAGTGAGTCAAAGGACAGTATGTCAAAGGACAGTGAGTCAAAGGACAGTGAGTCAAAGGACAGTGAGTCAAAAGACAGTATGTCAAAGGACAGTGAGTCAAAGGACAGTGAGTCAAAGGACAGTGAGTCAAAGGACAGTGATTCAAAGGACAGTATGTCAAAGAACAGTATGTCAAATGACAGTGAGTCAAAGGACAGTGAGTCAAATGACAGTGAGTCAAATGACAGTGAGTCAAATGACAGTGAGTCAAATGACAGTGAGTCAAATGACAGTGAGTCAAATGACAGTGAGTCCCTAAATAGCTCACATTTCGTCTTGTTTCAGTAA
- the LOC106065787 gene encoding uncharacterized protein LOC106065787, producing the protein MSKYWIQCIALILLVLPFHFVEAEGNGQEPSTTLLNFLSAMSGKYLYTEQMIGNQSYSRPSSLILRPVSVPMFNRTGTLYAEEFLSNVTVRRSLMVSEVNRKNNTIFTYPFNFTEQVSNLNGSFNFSILDHLLSSDLVYSHVCDRVVAPRRNKRAVFDFISWPFCTATLDSPPIYTAVLTCKNITVTMHDVSVVSSIPESQKVKFILHKSESFPLPTSMLGNRQQYENPCL; encoded by the exons ATGTCAAAGTATTGGATACAATGTATTGCATTGATTCTGTTGGTTCTACCATTTCACTTTGTGGAGGCGGAAG gtaACGGCCAGGAGCCCAGCACTACTCTCTTAAACTTCTTGTCTGCCATGAGTGGGAAATATTTGTACACAGAGCAGATGATTGGAAATCAAAGTTACTCCAGGCCAAGTTCTCTGATACTCCGACCAGTCTCTGTGCCCATGTTTAATAGA ACAGGCACACTTTATGCTGAGGAGTTTCTCAGTAATGTGACAGTACGGAGAAGTTtgatggtgtcagaagtgaatCGGAAGAACAACACAATCTTCACTTACCCTTTCAACTTTACAGAGCAAGTATCAAACCT AAATGGCAGTTTCAACTTTTCAATCTTGGACCATCTTCTCTCTTCGGATTTAGTCTACAGCCATGTTTGTGATAGAGTTGTGGCCCCAAGACGTAACAAAAGAGCtgtatttgattttatttcttgGCCATTTTGTACTGCAActttagat AGCCCTCCCATCTACACGGCAGTGCTGACGTGTAAGAACATCACAGTCACCATGCATGACGTCAGTGTGGTCAGTTCCATCCCTGAGTCTCAGAAAGTCAAGTTCATACTACACAAAAGTGAGAG CTTTCCTTTACCCACTAGCATGCTGGGGAACAGACAACAGTACGAGAACCCTTGTCTTTAA